The sequence below is a genomic window from Carassius gibelio isolate Cgi1373 ecotype wild population from Czech Republic chromosome A17, carGib1.2-hapl.c, whole genome shotgun sequence.
CACTGTTGTCCCAAACCCAGGCCCAGGCCATCAACAGTGGTCTGAGGTTAATTTGATGCCATTTCAAAATAACAGTTGGTGTGCTCTGCAAATTGCACTTTGTGTAAAAATGGTTTGTACAGCCTAGCATGCTGAGAGCTCAGGGCCCATTAATCACTCGCAACCCGCCTGTCAGGACCAGGCTTTTTTACAGCCTCTGTCTGCAGCAAAGAAACGCCATTCCACTGCTCCATATAGCCTGGAATCTGCACTGCATTACTTCCCCTGTCAGCAAACAGCAGTTAAAATTTGCAGCAGATAACATGCCTCTGATTATAGGTCATTTGAAGTAATGTCCATCTGCTTTGAAGGGGCCACATTTTTCTCAGTCTGCTATTTCACCACGCATAATTTGGAATGCAGCACATGATACAAGTGTTGTCAGATGCATCCAATTGCTCTCAAGCAGTGTGTCAAAATCGAATGGTTATTCCCATATGAGGTGTGACTCTCATTACATCTGTCTGATGAGTGCTGTAAACTACTAGACATTCATGAAACATTGTATTAACATCTtttcaaattgtattatttatttatagaactgCCTTAGGAGGCGTGATGCAGGTTTGATCAACCAGCTCCAGGAATTAGACAGACAGATCAGTGACCTGCGGTTGGACACAGAGACTTTGCATGAACATGTGGAAACGGACAGCCGGCCAAGTTCAGGTTAGTATCTGTTGTGAAGCCATAACTCCTTGAGAGGAGACTGTTTGATCATCAAAATAATCTAAGCAAGCAACATAGGCAGAAATCATTtccaattaaactgaaaaatattttaaggatttttaatattttacaatcaCCCCAGGGAGGTAATCAGACTTCCTGTTCAAATTTGATCAATTTGCATAAGACTACTTTATGTGCTTTTGGGCCTGTAGTAGCTTGTGTACCTGCAAGCCCTAATGTCTCTTGTAAACTGCTTAGATGTTTTGCTTAAGCACTTATTTGGTAATACGAACAATCTGCACCCTGTGCTAGAGGCCTGCTGCAGCTACATTCGTTTACATTCCAAATACGAGAGGTCATTTTAGTGCTGGTTCTGACTGCACTTTTGTTGGAGGAAGGTTATATAAAGTGGAGATTGATTACACATGTGTCTGCTCTTCTCTGAAAGTCTCGATTGTTGAAATGGCCTTATAACCACTTCTAATGTGAAGGAGTTCTTCAGTCCATGAGCTGGTATTATTTTCTTCACAGCCCAAAGGCGGACCTTTGTTTTAATTAGAACAGCTATTTTGGTGTTGTTTGTAGTAGTTGTAATGGTTTTATTCCTTACTTCACCATTTTAATGCTAATATCAGTTGTGATGTATAGAGATCTGGTTCCTAGCTCTATTTCCCCTTGCAAATGGATACCTTCCTGGTAGCTATGTTATTCAAATTTTAATTGGAAGTAGGTTCCAGAAGAGAGCTCAGTGGAAAAGCACAGTCTTTGCATTGTCACCCCATTCCTGAAGATGTCAAATGAATGTGTTAATCTCTCGCCCTCCCTCTCCCAGGCTTTTACGACCTAAGTGACGGTGCTTCAGGATCCCTCTCCAATTCCTCCAACTCTGTCTTTAGTGAGTGTTTGTCCAGTTGTCGTTCCACCACCTGCCTGTGCACCCCACTTGACACCTCGATCTGTGCCTCCGAGGGAAGGCTTAAGCCTGCAGGTGAGAGTCTTTTTGTGACGGTTTGAGGTTTCTGGGTCATTCAGACTGGTCTTACCTATCAGCACTGTTCCATGAAGTCTCAAAATGCTCTTCCCTTCTTTAGATTTGTTAACCAAACACAGAACTGTTTACTTAATGGTGATTTCTTCCTCTAGCTTAAAAGCTGGTATCACAAAGAAAGGCTGCTTTGTTCGTATGTTTCTATTTTTTTCAAATGACATCTGTTTTTGTGTTGCATTACCGTTAGCAGAAAGCATTCTATAATCACTTAAGCTTGACTGTGCAAATAGAGGTGAAACTAGAGAAGTTTGGTCccagacagagacagaaacagTTTCACAGCCCTGCTGATGGCTCTCCCAGCCACACCTATAAACTAGAAAAAGGCTCATTAGCACATGAGAACCAATCAACCACCCACCCAGCTAAACACTACAACTCTAGCAATCAGAAATAATCTGCTCTCACAGGCCATGGCATCATGCAATTAGCTGTTTTAGTAATTTGACGTTGCCTTTTCCTGTAGTATTAACTGTTGTGTCCTCTGGGATTTACAGATGAGCTGGGCATTTTTGCTGAGTGTGATTGCAATTCGGAAGACTCAAGTTCCGGAACAGTCCGCAGGTCTCTTTCTGCATCCTACTCCCCTTCCCCAGATGGCTCCTGTGATGGCCTGTCCAAGTTCCACTGTGACCTCATTGCCAAAAATGGTAATGATGTTTACCGGTACCCCAGCCCTCTCCATGCAGTGGCTGTCCAGAGCCCAGTCTTCTTTCAATGCATGACTAGTAAACTAAAGGACGATTGTAACCTCTCCAAGCCTGGTGAAGTATCAAGCGATGAACAGAAAGCTGAGCAGGTCGTGGGCACTCAGAATTCTTCCTGGCATGCCTCTCAAACACTCCCAAACAAAAAACTGGATAGTTATATATTTGCACTACTTCAGAGGAGGGCACAGCCCTTGAGGACCAACAAACCCAGGACAAGCATAAACACTGACCCCTCCAAGAGCATTTTAAGGCAGGCTAGTCTTTGCTCACGGGCCCCACCTGCTATCCAGACCCAACAATGGACCTCTGACCTCAAGCCTAACTGGCAGATGTGTTTACAAGATTCATCAGCAGCTAGCACTGAGCAAAGTACAGCTTCACTCCAAAGACAGTGGTCTGCTGAGTGCAAGGGAGATACCTTACAAAATGGAGCATACTTTTCTCCAAGTCAGCCACAGAACGGTTACACAACCACCAATGATAATAACAATAGTTGCCTCTTGAAGAAGAAAGTTTCTGGAGCCACTAAAGGCCAGCTGTTAAGTGTTGCATCGAAGGATTGCCAGGATTTAGGCAGTCCAAATGCAGTTTCCTCTCCCAAACTTGACAAGCATTCTTATTACACTGTGGAGGACAATATATCTGGACAGGCAATAAAAGCAAATCCTCTTAAGAGGAGTCCTAAGGCTCAGGCTCCAGCAAGTTGTGGTAAAGATGCCGAACAGCTGCCTCCAGAGTTGCTCAGCCTCGGTTCTTCTTCACAAAGTCAAGATGAGGGAGGTCAATTGGTCAGTGCCCAGTACATCCCTGCCCAGAAACAGAGTGTAAAGCTCCACAAGGATGGCACCAAGAACATCAAGATTGTCAAAGTGAAAAATTCCACCAGTTCAAAAAGTAGGTCTCATGTTTCTGAGCATGTTCAAGAGACTGACAAGCATCGGACCGGATCTAGGCGGTCTCGACAAGTTGATGACATCCACCACTTGCACAAATCTTCCAAGAAATTCTCCACAAAAGCCAAGAGAATCCCTGCCTCCATCCCTGAAGGACGAATCCTGGAGAAGCACACAAGTTCCACAGGGGGTCGATCTTCTGCCCAGAGACACCACGGACATCACCGGCATCATGAGGCAGTGTTGGCCAAACCCAAGTACAAGCGCAACGACTACCACCGGCGGCTGAGGGGTCTCCATGAGATCCCATATGAGGAGGCTTTCAGAAGGGCTCACCGCAGGCAGAAACAAGAAATGCTGGGCCACATGTCAGCCATGTACTTGCCGTCTAACGCACACTACACCAGTCCCTACGCCTACGTAGGCAGCGACTCTGAATATTCAGCAGAGTGCGCCTCTCTTTTCCATTCCACCATTCTGGACACAAGCGAGGATGAGTGCAGTAACTATACTACCAACTGTTTTGGTGACAGCGAGTCAAGTGCTAGCGAGGCAAACTATGTAGATGAGAGCAGCACTAGTAGTGACTCTGAGGGGAGTGCAGGGGTAAATTGGCCCCAATTCAATCAGGCCGGTAAAGGATCCCATGGAATGACATCAGCACAGGCAAAGGCATTTGTTAAAATCAAGGCTTCCCACAACTTGAAGAAGAAGATCTTACGTTTCCGATCAGGCTCATTAAAACTCATGACCACAGTGTAAGAGAATTGAGGAACACTGAGATCGGTTAGGATCCAGCTAATCAAATTGGCTTCTTTCCCTTAACACACAATCAAGTGCCTTGACAGAAATCAGCTGTAGGGCCTAAAACTGCCTGTCGGTCAACTGGGAGCTCAACTTCTGTCCAGCACAACGCTTTACCTGCACTTTTTACCCCCTTGATGTTATTGTCTGTtgccattttgtttttgttttgtatttattataaattgacCTTTTGAAGTGATGTGTTTACATAGCAAGTtctatgtaaatgcatttttcacACAAGGTTTACCcttttaaagatatttataacTTAATATATTCGGTAAGCCATATGTGGAAATGTAATAGAAAGTATGACTGAGCTAAAGCAGTGTATTACAGACGCAGTCTGTCTGAGAAATGTCCAGTGCTACCAAGACTAGTTCACCTGCTGATTGTTAAGAGCTTTTGtttaatgcacattaaatatgcATGAGCAACAGCTTCACCATTTACCTTATTAGATGTAAATTacccttttgtaaaaaaaaaaaacaaatatgtaaatgtatgttgattgtctttttattctttattaaaatcCCATTGTTAAAATCATTCAGTGGatttcagtgtattttttatttgatggtaGTGGCTGGTTCTCTATGTACTTTGGAACACAAGAAACCATGTTAAATTAGTATCATATGCACTAAACAACCCTAAATTTGcacttctgtttatttttatggCCTAAGATTTGAATCTTCTGATGTCAAGGGCATGTTAAACCACCCCAAACCCCTTTCTAAAGCCAATAGTGGTTAAATTTGCCATCTACTTTTAGTCTCTGCGTGCCTTTAGCAAACAAACTATTTCTTCCTCCATGCCATCTGGGTAACATTGGTCATGAGCAGCAAACTCACGTCAGTGTCAGCAGTGCAGTAGGTCTCCTCTGGCACCGAAGAACATAATGAAAATCTGCGGAtcaaatgttgcatttattttttatttaactctgCTGTGCATGGTCTGGAGAGAAATATAGATTAGACAAAATAGATAAACATAGAACAGATATCAGAAAATTATAAACAAAGCTGAATATTAAGTGCAAGACATTAGTGAAAACAAGTAAACCTGTTGAACTCAAGACTGCTGTCCTTAAATGAGTATCTGACCTTTCATTTTTGGCCTGTGTCCATCACAGTCTCATTGGAGAGATTTCCCCTTCTGTTTCCAGAATCTAGCAGAGATGGCCTCCTGGAATAGGTCTGGCTTTTTAAAGCACAGTGCGTCTGTTTAGATTACTGCAGCTGTGTGAAAACCAGTCTGTGTTCTCCTCTTTCTGGCATTTAGAAGCACATGGCTTTTCCTGCCTGGTTACAAGATGTTTCTTTATCCATTCTGAGACCACAAAAAATCTCATAATCAGAGTCAGTAAAATGTTAGTTTATTTAGCACGCATGATAGCCATAGATATATCCATCAAGGACAAAAGTATTAGGAAATGTATTAAGATGGTCAGATTTCACGAACATCTTTGTGCATCCATATTGTTGTtacttaatattttgaattgcagATAATTATTGacgttaaaaatatttttttaatggaattgaAGATGATTaacacaagcaaaaaaaaaaaaagcatagtcTAATTTGCAGAACTTTCTCATAGCTCTATCTAAGAAGTTCACTGGGAATTTACATGTCagcaattttgagattttgagatTGAGATTTTCCACTGTGTTTCTGTGAaagtacaaaaacaaatgaagaccAAGATATTTAGGTCTGCTGTGTACTATACTTGCATTTTggaagacacttttatccaaagcgacttacagtgcattcagactataatttctttattttttctttttttatcagtatgtatTATTCATAATGAAGCCAAATTAACCATGGTTACCTTGGTTTTTGGATTAATGTACCATGAATTTATGGATTTTAGGGTCAATGTAGTATTATCATTTGCGGCAGtgctttttgtatgtttgtttttttggacatAGTCTTTCAATACCATATTTTGGTTCTGTGCTATCTGACTCTGGTATCACTGCAGTGCTTTTCTGTGAAAGTTAAGGGATCAAACATGATTTTGTATATGATATTGTTTGATACTATGTAATGAATTAACACTAAAAAGAAGGCCAAATGAAGCTGAGATTTAGAAGTGACCTTGTTCCACACTATCGCTAGCTTACATTTGTGCAGAGGGCAGTTGTGGTGGCTCTGGCGCTCAAGGTCAGATGGGTCCAGTGAAGCAGACGGGTTGGGGCCTGAGACAGTGGGCTATGAGAAGCATGCAGTCAGTGTTGATTTGGCCTTGCTTCTGAGCTACTCTCCAGGGCCCAATGACGCTCTCAGGCCTGTCAGAGATCACGCACAGATCAATCTTCTTTTGAATGCAGCTCATCCAGCCGGGTCAGCGAGAGGCCACGTTGGTAAACTTAATACATGAACAACTGGTGGATAACCCACACAAAACAATCTCCCCACCAGAAACCAGGGTGCTCTCTTCTCGTACTCATTGTCAGGAGAAAATTTCTCAGAAGTATCTTGATTTCAGCCAGTGAAGGTGATCAGATGGCTTTAGGGCTTTTAGTGTTGTGGTCATATGCACTGCAGGCTGTCTGCTTCATGCAACCACTAAATATATCGTCCCCTCTCTTAAGTCTCTGGCTTTAGATTTATTGGTTGTGTTCACTATTGACTGAAGAGAGCTTTAGAGATTTCCACCAGCATTACTG
It includes:
- the LOC127933608 gene encoding dapper homolog 1, encoding MNELSEMLVSRDYCALKMQDRKECDARSREKADCEVERVRTRERLDATVAGLTELEYLRQRQELLVRSVLNCQEIAGEDKHCLPVEDSYLDTEEKLLEENILLLRKQLNCLRRRDAGLINQLQELDRQISDLRLDTETLHEHVETDSRPSSGFYDLSDGASGSLSNSSNSVFSECLSSCRSTTCLCTPLDTSICASEGRLKPADELGIFAECDCNSEDSSSGTVRRSLSASYSPSPDGSCDGLSKFHCDLIAKNGNDVYRYPSPLHAVAVQSPVFFQCMTSKLKDDCNLSKPGEVSSDEQKAEQVVGTQNSSWHASQTLPNKKLDSYIFALLQRRAQPLRTNKPRTSINTDPSKSILRQASLCSRAPPAIQTQQWTSDLKPNWQMCLQDSSAASTEQSTASLQRQWSAECKGDTLQNGAYFSPSQPQNGYTTTNDNNNSCLLKKKVSGATKGQLLSVASKDCQDLGSPNAVSSPKLDKHSYYTVEDNISGQAIKANPLKRSPKAQAPASCGKDAEQLPPELLSLGSSSQSQDEGGQLVSAQYIPAQKQSVKLHKDGTKNIKIVKVKNSTSSKSRSHVSEHVQETDKHRTGSRRSRQVDDIHHLHKSSKKFSTKAKRIPASIPEGRILEKHTSSTGGRSSAQRHHGHHRHHEAVLAKPKYKRNDYHRRLRGLHEIPYEEAFRRAHRRQKQEMLGHMSAMYLPSNAHYTSPYAYVGSDSEYSAECASLFHSTILDTSEDECSNYTTNCFGDSESSASEANYVDESSTSSDSEGSAGVNWPQFNQAGKGSHGMTSAQAKAFVKIKASHNLKKKILRFRSGSLKLMTTV